One genomic window of Spirochaetota bacterium includes the following:
- a CDS encoding DUF4040 domain-containing protein, translating into MMYYFFLVISIALVITALLSIYFRDLLAAIVSYSVFSLVLTVLYFLLDAPDVAIAEAGIGAALTTCIFVIAIRMTRRREE; encoded by the coding sequence ATGATGTATTATTTTTTTCTGGTTATTTCAATAGCACTAGTAATAACTGCACTGCTTTCAATATATTTTCGTGATCTTCTTGCAGCAATAGTGAGCTATTCGGTCTTTTCATTAGTACTCACTGTACTGTATTTTCTCCTTGATGCGCCTGATGTAGCTATTGCTGAAGCTGGAATTGGTGCAGCACTGACCACCTGTATTTTTGTTATCGCAATTAGGATGACACGGAGAAGGGAAGAATGA
- a CDS encoding proton-conducting transporter membrane subunit has protein sequence MIKHVPVLLVTIPLLVAFMVPMIGMVNRTARTIIGAIALVIIMAASYYIAGDVLLHGRIFYYMVGSSNPEVVTEHGLTFPIRIGLKIDQFSLFFIIMATTLVFIFYVFSTQYIEENDRKNYFVVLFISMVAGMMGLLVANDLFTFFVFLEILSISSAALVAFRTERRHPPYAGYKYMFVSAVATSFFLLGIAFLYAQYGSFNIDYLKEALRGTFLDKIAIILLIIPLAMKSGVVPMHMWIPDTYSEAPAPISAMVKLASLICLYGLFRISFSFGLSHAHVSYPLGILFIVFGILSMFVGVTQALVQRDVKRLMAFHAVSQVGYMLLGMGVGLSVIKSGDASFALFGKVAMIGGLLHVVNNALYKGLLFLTSGILVRHFKTRNLDEMHGLAHYDIFTTVVFMIAALAISGIPPFNGFISKIIIYESVFQYNPVLTLIAIFVSILTLASFMKVFYSAFLGMPCDRIPKEQPILIKCSMLLISIFIIVIGIFPQGILKILIEPAINALINFQG, from the coding sequence ATGATTAAACACGTGCCGGTATTACTGGTAACTATACCGCTTCTGGTTGCATTTATGGTGCCAATGATTGGTATGGTTAATCGTACTGCACGTACAATTATTGGGGCGATAGCTCTTGTTATTATAATGGCAGCATCTTATTATATTGCTGGTGATGTTTTGCTTCATGGAAGGATTTTTTATTATATGGTAGGTTCTTCTAATCCGGAAGTTGTTACAGAACATGGTTTAACGTTCCCAATACGTATAGGGTTGAAAATTGACCAATTTTCGCTCTTTTTTATTATCATGGCAACAACTCTTGTATTTATTTTTTATGTATTCTCAACGCAATATATTGAGGAAAATGATAGGAAAAATTATTTTGTTGTGCTTTTTATAAGCATGGTAGCGGGTATGATGGGTTTGCTTGTTGCAAATGACCTGTTTACATTCTTTGTATTTTTAGAAATTCTTTCAATTTCATCGGCTGCTCTGGTGGCTTTCAGAACTGAACGAAGGCATCCGCCGTATGCTGGGTATAAATACATGTTTGTGAGTGCAGTGGCAACTAGTTTCTTTTTGTTAGGAATTGCTTTTTTATATGCTCAGTATGGATCATTCAATATTGACTATCTCAAAGAAGCTTTACGGGGAACATTCTTAGATAAAATTGCTATTATACTTCTCATTATTCCACTTGCAATGAAATCAGGCGTTGTTCCTATGCATATGTGGATACCTGATACCTATTCTGAAGCTCCTGCCCCAATAAGTGCAATGGTAAAATTAGCAAGTTTAATTTGTCTTTATGGTTTATTCAGGATTTCCTTTTCTTTTGGATTAAGCCATGCTCATGTTAGTTATCCTCTTGGAATATTATTTATTGTGTTTGGAATATTATCAATGTTTGTAGGGGTAACTCAAGCGCTGGTACAAAGGGATGTGAAACGCCTTATGGCTTTTCACGCCGTTTCGCAAGTTGGATATATGCTGTTAGGTATGGGTGTTGGATTATCAGTGATTAAATCAGGTGATGCTTCTTTTGCTCTTTTTGGAAAAGTAGCTATGATAGGGGGACTGCTTCATGTAGTTAATAATGCATTATATAAGGGATTGCTGTTTTTAACATCAGGTATTTTGGTACGACATTTTAAAACACGTAATCTGGATGAAATGCATGGCTTAGCACATTATGATATTTTTACTACAGTAGTGTTTATGATTGCTGCCCTTGCAATATCAGGGATTCCACCGTTCAATGGATTTATATCAAAAATTATCATTTATGAATCTGTTTTCCAGTACAATCCAGTGTTGACATTGATTGCAATATTTGTTTCAATTTTAACGCTGGCTTCATTTATGAAAGTTTTTTACAGTGCTTTTCTTGGTATGCCCTGTGACAGAATCCCAAAAGAACAGCCTATTTTGATTAAATGCAGTATGCTTTTGATTTCAATATTTATTATAGTAATTGGTATATTCCCCCAAGGTATATTAAAGATATTGATTGAACCAGCTATTAATGCCTTAATCAATTTTCAGGGGTAA
- a CDS encoding monovalent cation/H+ antiporter complex subunit F, with protein MYDYNSIFLISAFLCILYVCIIVIRIAFSHNVPERIVALDTINTLIIVIMIVLGAAQKKALYIDIGIVYGIISFIGTLYIARYLIDERK; from the coding sequence ATGTATGATTATAACTCTATATTTTTGATATCTGCATTTCTCTGTATACTATATGTATGCATTATCGTTATACGGATTGCATTCAGCCATAACGTCCCTGAACGGATTGTAGCGCTTGATACAATTAATACATTAATTATCGTTATCATGATTGTTTTAGGTGCTGCTCAAAAGAAGGCCTTGTATATTGATATTGGTATAGTCTATGGGATTATCTCTTTTATTGGTACATTATATATTGCCCGATATCTCATAGATGAGAGGAAATGA
- a CDS encoding DHH family phosphoesterase: MNIDFEGLAKNIIALLQGQENVAIIIKGSPDPDAIASSYFFWKICTIMHVNASIFCFMPASLPSNRALISMFNIPVKIVASINEIKLKRYSGYIVCDYQTARLEDEFSSTPCIIHLDHHTPAEHDVPASIRILTDEVSSTSTLCVLLMQHISFLSMDDISELSTILYVGIKTDSDGFSHMNEYDTVAIEYIKPYCDIASIQKIENTPLTPYTVALLQKAMNNAVNYKDWLIAGVGFVEEKYRDTIAIIADYLLQNNDVELVVVYGAVYHNNHTKLDIDASFRTKNEDFDLNELIKNITPDGGGRKYKGAFQVHIDYFVHCPDQDKLWEVIEITTNAILQNQRDHSFAIALQSKFKKLKNILKQLFGFK; this comes from the coding sequence ATGAATATTGATTTTGAAGGATTGGCAAAAAATATTATAGCACTATTGCAGGGACAGGAAAATGTTGCAATTATAATCAAAGGCTCACCTGATCCGGATGCTATAGCTTCTTCATATTTTTTCTGGAAAATTTGTACCATAATGCATGTCAATGCTTCAATATTTTGTTTCATGCCTGCATCTTTACCATCTAATAGAGCTTTAATTTCAATGTTTAACATACCGGTGAAAATTGTTGCAAGTATAAATGAAATAAAATTGAAACGATATTCGGGATATATAGTATGTGATTATCAAACAGCAAGGCTTGAAGATGAATTTTCTTCCACTCCCTGCATTATTCATCTAGATCATCACACTCCTGCAGAACATGATGTTCCTGCAAGTATTAGAATTTTAACAGATGAAGTATCGTCAACCAGTACGCTTTGTGTGCTGTTAATGCAGCATATATCCTTTTTATCGATGGACGATATTTCGGAGCTTTCTACTATATTGTATGTTGGCATAAAAACAGATTCAGATGGTTTTAGCCACATGAATGAATATGATACAGTGGCTATTGAATATATAAAACCATATTGTGATATAGCATCAATTCAAAAAATTGAAAATACACCATTAACTCCTTATACAGTTGCCCTGCTACAAAAAGCAATGAATAATGCTGTCAATTATAAAGATTGGCTTATTGCAGGTGTTGGATTTGTTGAAGAAAAGTATCGAGATACTATCGCCATAATAGCTGATTATCTTTTGCAAAACAACGATGTTGAGCTTGTTGTAGTATATGGAGCAGTCTACCATAATAACCACACTAAATTGGACATAGATGCATCATTTAGAACAAAAAATGAAGACTTTGATTTAAATGAGCTTATTAAAAATATTACTCCTGATGGGGGTGGACGTAAATATAAGGGAGCATTTCAGGTTCATATTGATTATTTTGTCCATTGTCCTGATCAGGATAAATTGTGGGAAGTGATAGAAATTACAACAAATGCTATTTTGCAGAATCAAAGAGACCATAGTTTTGCAATAGCTTTGCAGAGTAAATTTAAAAAACTAAAAAATATATTAAAGCAGCTATTTGGCTTTAAATAA
- a CDS encoding Na+/H+ antiporter subunit E: MKSENKDKLLAVLFYTLVAAYSYLVLTVGSGNDILFWSYEELIFGIVISIILASVTYWLIPIKITGKLLNPFFYVGIVLYFIGPFFVALLIANLEVLYRIITGKIKPAIVKVDPEINDEMGVYLLANSITLSPGTLTIGVDPEKRKLFIHCLYWDKAKEYSAVPKDVAGFLHYFLKKLFT; this comes from the coding sequence ATGAAATCTGAAAATAAAGACAAGCTTTTAGCTGTATTGTTTTATACACTGGTAGCTGCCTATTCTTACCTGGTATTGACAGTGGGTTCTGGAAACGATATTTTATTCTGGTCGTATGAAGAATTAATTTTTGGGATTGTAATTAGTATCATTTTGGCATCTGTCACCTACTGGCTTATACCAATAAAAATTACCGGAAAATTACTGAATCCGTTTTTTTATGTGGGGATAGTATTATATTTCATTGGCCCTTTTTTTGTAGCGCTTTTGATAGCTAATCTGGAAGTACTTTACAGAATTATTACTGGGAAAATTAAACCCGCTATTGTAAAAGTTGATCCGGAAATTAACGATGAGATGGGTGTGTATCTACTGGCAAATTCAATAACGCTATCGCCTGGAACACTCACAATAGGTGTTGATCCCGAAAAACGAAAATTATTCATTCACTGTTTGTACTGGGATAAAGCAAAGGAATATTCTGCTGTGCCAAAAGATGTTGCAGGTTTTCTGCACTATTTTTTAAAAAAGCTTTTTACATGA
- a CDS encoding serine/threonine-protein phosphatase has translation MKYIVTLICSFTIVYAFYVVLVNVLKRFSYAVNRLFSFIALLTAGMILCLLIPIYVPGIDVTVVTRLYFALIIIINQSFFHYTQIFPRWEKRSPLLVIILSAIPGIITFLVTIATNGIILSASLVDVHLQFTYGQFVLLYLIVFVLYILGTFLTLFYKVRRLENTSFRYQLFYVFMGNHVGALIILVSFIIMPYVFHRYEYHSLGISSAALLLLYINNYAISDERYLNFKEFYLKIFFYAIVLLFTVFPTYLILINSYRYFLAGGQIPAVAVAFLNFIYLIFFTRVVQPYLEKFIKQEYAHLEKRFNDFIQALSQTEEFEGDPTYWDRFFTTTMESLEYLFNVVFASFLMYNESEKAYILSHTVGQQPQLKRISLDDSLVQLCQTVKTTIHKSLFYTDAMIRPFDDVLTLIKNNSIEVILPCFDQSGKLIGILFLGPHRKGRPYTFNEIEFMELYRVKFNNALINSLQIEEVKVKQIGEHDNLVVSAIKNSIIPRQLPSIEHIRMSSLFMNNSNLGGEFFSAKVLHKNALAFLISDCSYSGVDAAVLALELYAAFESLSSTYDTPEKIMQLLNWVVCTSKFTERYATTFCFTFNSETLSLKYINAAFNPLIMYEINNDSFVELDTKGIPIGIEKEFIYESKEYIVKGPCVGCIYSNGITGAVNQMGQPYAVGRIKDLIRLHNNESPALLIRRITADIETYTSNTAVKEDISIIIFRID, from the coding sequence TTGAAATATATTGTTACCCTGATATGTAGTTTCACAATTGTGTATGCGTTTTATGTGGTACTGGTTAATGTACTGAAACGGTTTTCCTATGCAGTAAACAGGTTATTTTCATTTATAGCTTTGCTTACTGCAGGGATGATCTTATGTTTACTTATACCTATTTATGTACCAGGTATTGATGTTACAGTAGTAACACGCTTATATTTTGCACTCATTATAATTATTAATCAATCCTTCTTCCATTATACACAGATATTCCCACGCTGGGAAAAAAGGAGCCCTTTACTCGTTATTATACTATCAGCAATTCCTGGCATTATTACTTTTCTAGTTACTATAGCAACCAATGGAATTATTCTTTCTGCTTCTTTGGTTGATGTTCATCTACAGTTTACCTATGGTCAATTTGTACTACTGTACCTGATTGTGTTTGTTCTTTATATATTGGGCACTTTCTTAACCCTATTCTACAAAGTGCGCCGGTTGGAAAATACCTCATTCAGATATCAGCTTTTTTATGTGTTTATGGGAAATCATGTAGGTGCGTTAATTATACTTGTGTCGTTTATTATTATGCCCTATGTTTTTCACCGCTATGAATATCACAGTTTGGGGATTTCTTCAGCAGCGTTGCTATTGTTATATATCAATAATTATGCTATATCTGATGAGCGGTATCTCAACTTTAAAGAGTTTTATCTTAAAATATTTTTTTATGCAATTGTATTGTTGTTCACTGTTTTTCCAACCTACTTGATTCTTATCAATAGTTACCGTTATTTTTTGGCAGGGGGACAGATACCTGCAGTTGCTGTTGCATTTTTAAATTTTATATATTTAATATTTTTTACCAGGGTTGTACAACCGTACTTAGAAAAATTTATTAAACAAGAATATGCCCATTTAGAAAAACGTTTTAACGATTTTATTCAGGCATTATCGCAAACTGAAGAATTTGAAGGCGATCCAACCTACTGGGACAGGTTCTTTACAACTACTATGGAATCGCTTGAATATTTATTTAATGTTGTTTTTGCAAGCTTTTTAATGTACAATGAATCAGAAAAAGCATATATATTAAGCCACACTGTAGGTCAACAGCCTCAATTGAAGAGGATATCCTTGGATGATTCATTAGTTCAATTATGCCAGACTGTTAAAACAACCATACATAAATCATTGTTCTATACTGATGCAATGATAAGACCATTTGATGATGTACTTACATTGATAAAAAATAATTCAATTGAAGTTATTCTTCCATGTTTTGACCAGTCAGGCAAGCTTATTGGGATTCTTTTTTTAGGGCCTCATAGAAAGGGGCGGCCATATACGTTTAATGAAATTGAGTTTATGGAATTGTACCGCGTGAAATTTAATAATGCACTCATTAATTCACTTCAGATTGAAGAGGTAAAGGTAAAACAGATAGGTGAACATGATAATTTAGTAGTAAGTGCCATAAAAAATTCAATTATACCAAGACAGTTGCCCTCTATTGAACATATACGAATGAGTTCGTTGTTTATGAACAATTCAAATTTAGGGGGTGAATTCTTTAGTGCAAAAGTTTTACATAAGAATGCGCTTGCTTTTTTAATTTCGGATTGCTCATACAGTGGAGTAGATGCTGCGGTACTGGCATTGGAGCTTTATGCTGCTTTTGAATCATTATCCTCAACCTATGATACACCAGAAAAAATAATGCAGTTATTAAACTGGGTAGTATGTACATCAAAATTTACTGAACGATATGCGACAACTTTTTGTTTTACCTTTAACTCTGAGACGTTATCATTAAAGTATATCAATGCTGCATTTAATCCTCTGATAATGTATGAAATTAATAATGACAGTTTTGTAGAATTAGATACAAAAGGTATACCAATAGGAATTGAAAAAGAATTTATTTATGAGTCAAAAGAATATATTGTTAAAGGACCATGTGTTGGATGTATTTACTCTAATGGAATCACTGGTGCTGTGAATCAGATGGGGCAGCCATATGCTGTTGGAAGAATTAAAGATTTGATAAGGCTCCATAATAACGAAAGCCCTGCTCTTTTAATCCGTCGTATCACTGCAGATATAGAGACATACACAAGTAATACAGCAGTTAAAGAAGATATAAGTATTATTATTTTTAGAATTGATTGA
- a CDS encoding sigma-70 family RNA polymerase sigma factor yields the protein MGNRSSDCIAQCYVLYGSYVRSIIKRFYTDKDDIEDIFHDVFLKLLNVGFSADPHSYKTKNYIGKATRHCCISHMRKKIARQKNCKEVYTSTLCDSDIVVDICNKNIEDTIIEGMVVSTLYDVIHELEYHEQNLVFDKYFHNKKYVQLAAEQGVPYYSVKRKIKEINIKIKQKLMNKGIV from the coding sequence ATGGGTAACAGAAGTTCAGATTGTATTGCACAATGTTATGTTCTATACGGAAGTTATGTTCGAAGTATCATTAAAAGGTTTTACACAGATAAAGACGATATTGAGGATATTTTTCATGATGTTTTTCTTAAATTGCTTAACGTTGGGTTTTCCGCAGATCCACATTCATATAAAACCAAAAACTATATTGGGAAGGCAACACGACATTGTTGCATTTCACATATGCGTAAAAAGATTGCACGCCAAAAGAATTGCAAAGAAGTCTATACAAGTACTCTATGTGATAGTGATATAGTTGTTGATATATGCAACAAAAATATTGAAGACACAATAATTGAGGGGATGGTTGTCAGTACTCTTTACGATGTTATACATGAGCTTGAATATCATGAGCAAAATCTGGTGTTTGACAAATATTTTCACAATAAAAAATATGTACAGCTTGCTGCAGAGCAGGGAGTTCCATATTATAGCGTTAAAAGGAAGATTAAAGAAATTAATATTAAAATAAAACAAAAGTTAATGAATAAAGGTATTGTATAA
- a CDS encoding NADH-quinone oxidoreductase subunit B family protein, with protein sequence MKINYRHLKRSLWAYHLNTGSCNACDIEILATLMPRYDIERFGIKLVGTPRHADVLLVTGTVTEKIKESVIQVYQQVPEPKLVIVIGGCGSTKGVFQESYAMAGPVDEIIPVDVYIPGCPPRPEAIIYGIAKAWEKLEKFQK encoded by the coding sequence GTGAAGATAAATTACCGCCATTTGAAACGTTCCTTATGGGCTTATCATTTGAATACAGGGTCATGCAATGCATGTGATATTGAGATTTTGGCAACACTTATGCCTCGGTATGATATTGAACGCTTTGGTATAAAACTGGTTGGTACCCCACGTCATGCTGATGTTTTACTTGTTACTGGAACTGTAACCGAAAAGATTAAAGAAAGCGTCATTCAAGTATATCAGCAGGTACCAGAACCCAAGTTGGTGATTGTCATTGGAGGGTGTGGTTCAACTAAAGGTGTGTTTCAGGAGTCCTATGCAATGGCTGGACCGGTTGATGAAATAATTCCTGTTGATGTGTACATACCCGGGTGTCCACCAAGACCTGAAGCTATAATTTATGGAATAGCAAAAGCCTGGGAAAAATTGGAAAAATTCCAAAAATGA
- the mnhG gene encoding monovalent cation/H(+) antiporter subunit G: protein MDALILVCMAIGLFVNGMSIIGLMRFPDIYTRLHAATKTTTFGSIFVVLAIVIKNIFYYDPTSLTIIIHSIVALLVIIFTNPISAHAIARASLLSGIKPVGVIINEFDYKSQMKTADELELEKVSEGIPDEGGMV, encoded by the coding sequence ATGGACGCTTTGATTTTGGTTTGTATGGCAATTGGTTTATTTGTTAATGGTATGAGCATTATTGGGCTAATGCGCTTTCCTGATATATATACCCGCCTGCACGCAGCTACAAAAACTACAACATTTGGAAGTATTTTTGTGGTTTTAGCGATAGTTATTAAAAATATATTTTATTATGACCCCACCAGTCTCACAATTATTATTCATAGTATTGTTGCATTGCTGGTTATTATATTTACTAATCCAATCAGCGCTCATGCAATTGCACGAGCATCATTACTGTCGGGCATTAAGCCTGTGGGCGTTATAATTAATGAGTTTGACTATAAATCCCAGATGAAAACCGCTGATGAGCTTGAATTGGAAAAGGTGAGTGAAGGAATCCCGGATGAAGGTGGTATGGTATGA
- a CDS encoding cation:proton antiporter subunit C, which translates to MAAIVLYVTFILLLIIGIIALLFKRNLIKIVLAFNILDSGINLFFITLGYRENAMAPIFTLAPFDYVFTMVLPTPQALILTNIVIGFATTALMLGVAVLTYRNNNTMDTRKLRGVEEYD; encoded by the coding sequence ATGGCAGCTATTGTACTTTATGTAACATTTATTTTACTGCTGATTATAGGGATAATTGCTCTACTGTTTAAACGAAACCTTATAAAGATTGTGCTTGCATTTAACATTCTAGACTCAGGCATAAACCTTTTTTTTATTACACTTGGCTATCGTGAAAATGCTATGGCGCCCATTTTCACTTTAGCGCCATTTGATTATGTCTTCACCATGGTATTGCCAACGCCTCAGGCTTTGATATTAACCAATATTGTTATTGGATTTGCCACTACTGCACTGATGTTGGGTGTTGCTGTACTTACCTATAGAAACAACAATACAATGGATACACGAAAATTACGTGGAGTTGAAGAGTATGATTAA
- a CDS encoding YkgJ family cysteine cluster protein: protein MECKRCGTCCNDVRLAESPEMLKKAYEYWRKLPSVDPKFSEIYLIYPMLTFKYENPSEDLPYHYVCKHFTRDSNGLGVCSIYQIRPRMCRDFPYYEGIELAHEEKISPYEGCGYNE, encoded by the coding sequence ATGGAATGTAAACGATGCGGAACATGCTGCAATGATGTACGACTTGCCGAATCACCAGAAATGCTTAAAAAAGCCTATGAATATTGGCGAAAACTCCCTTCAGTTGACCCAAAATTTTCAGAAATATACCTCATTTACCCCATGCTAACATTTAAATATGAAAATCCCTCTGAGGATTTACCTTACCATTATGTATGCAAGCATTTTACACGTGACAGCAATGGACTTGGTGTATGCAGTATATACCAAATAAGGCCTCGCATGTGTAGAGATTTCCCTTATTATGAGGGAATTGAACTGGCACATGAAGAAAAGATAAGCCCTTATGAAGGATGTGGGTATAATGAATAA
- a CDS encoding NADH-quinone oxidoreductase subunit C produces the protein MASREKIKEYASGVSRITLWISIDRESFHHAVGILKTLGRLHISTPMPYKEYEDRIELIYPFALKMKDARFSEVMVILSVDVPKEDLMVRTITDIVPGALFMEREAMEMIGVAIEDIPDPRRLFTGNYLPDGFYPLRESGKKEILP, from the coding sequence GTGGCATCTAGGGAAAAGATTAAAGAATATGCAAGTGGTGTTTCCCGCATTACACTATGGATAAGTATTGATAGAGAGTCATTTCATCACGCTGTGGGGATTTTAAAAACCCTTGGAAGGTTACATATATCTACACCAATGCCCTACAAGGAGTATGAAGACCGCATAGAACTTATATATCCTTTTGCTTTGAAGATGAAAGATGCCAGGTTCTCTGAGGTAATGGTCATTCTATCAGTAGATGTCCCCAAAGAAGATTTAATGGTACGCACAATTACCGATATTGTCCCTGGGGCTCTATTTATGGAACGAGAGGCTATGGAAATGATAGGAGTTGCAATTGAAGATATACCTGACCCACGTAGGCTTTTTACAGGTAATTATTTGCCAGATGGTTTTTATCCACTAAGGGAATCAGGTAAGAAGGAAATATTACCATGA
- a CDS encoding M23 family metallopeptidase, translating to MKVKLKIIKSEIERQLKEKYYLKKKQWAKKWDKFLEHGHEKMTIMFIPHNEQKIFNFQISRFTILFFSSLMVIVIVTSAYAIIKNAAVKREEERLMSNYKDIRSQLIRFEQLTNELEKELDDIKPDIEDLYELATNNNNTQSIWESSMIPVEDPAMRQYSAILPSEVKTLRALQKDLICTTNTVKTIKNFIDVRNKVIYDTPSIIPNPGHITSLFGWRRSPFGFGRDFHSGIDIAAPQGTEIRATAPGVVVSSSWGGGYGYMVRIKHKYGYETIYGHCSKIIVYPGQNIQKGQVIAYVGQTGSATGSHCHYEIRLGGVPINPYPYMSKMW from the coding sequence ATGAAGGTAAAGCTTAAAATAATAAAGAGTGAAATTGAGCGACAGCTCAAAGAAAAATATTATCTTAAAAAAAAGCAATGGGCCAAAAAATGGGACAAATTCCTTGAACATGGCCATGAAAAAATGACAATAATGTTCATTCCGCATAATGAACAGAAGATATTTAATTTTCAGATTTCTCGTTTTACAATACTTTTTTTTAGTTCATTAATGGTTATAGTTATTGTTACATCTGCCTATGCCATAATAAAAAATGCTGCAGTAAAACGGGAAGAAGAGCGATTAATGTCAAATTACAAAGATATTCGGTCACAACTCATACGTTTTGAACAATTGACAAATGAACTGGAAAAAGAATTAGATGACATAAAACCCGACATCGAAGATTTGTATGAATTAGCAACCAATAATAACAACACACAATCAATATGGGAATCATCAATGATTCCGGTTGAAGATCCTGCAATGCGACAATACTCAGCAATTCTGCCCTCTGAAGTAAAAACACTGCGCGCTCTTCAAAAAGATTTAATTTGCACCACAAATACCGTTAAAACAATTAAGAATTTCATTGATGTCCGTAATAAAGTAATATACGACACACCATCAATAATACCTAATCCTGGCCACATTACCTCACTTTTTGGATGGAGGCGTTCGCCATTTGGTTTTGGAAGAGATTTCCACTCTGGCATTGACATAGCAGCGCCTCAGGGCACAGAAATTCGTGCGACAGCTCCTGGTGTAGTGGTATCATCATCATGGGGTGGCGGTTACGGCTACATGGTCAGGATTAAACACAAATATGGCTATGAAACAATATATGGACACTGTTCCAAGATAATAGTGTATCCAGGGCAGAATATCCAGAAAGGGCAGGTTATTGCCTATGTTGGCCAAACCGGTTCGGCCACAGGCAGTCACTGCCATTATGAAATACGTTTGGGAGGGGTGCCAATTAATCCTTACCCTTATATGAGCAAGATGTGGTAA